TGATGGTGAGGTACTTACCGCTGCATCTGCTCTCCCCTCCTTTACCCAAGTATCATCGTTTTGATGGTTCACCATGTATGCCGACCCTGGTAATGTGCCCCCCGGGCATTCCTCTACACTCCAGATGGAGTCGTCGACCCAAGACCGGCAACCGCAGCCTCCCAACTATGAGCGCCCGAGGCTGCCGCCAAGGAGAGCCACGCAAGCGTGTCTGGTATGCAGACAGCGCAGGGTCCGATGCGATGTCTCGTTTAAAGAAGGCGACTGTACCAACTGTatgctggacgagctggagtGCATCGTTGTCAGCTCCAAACGGCGTGCCCGACGAACCCCGAACGAGAAGACACTAGCTTCATCCTCTAGCAATCAACCTAGGACAGGGAATGAGAGTCCGCAAGGACCTCAGCAGACTCAATACCGCCTTCAAACGTCCCGAGTGCGTCGAGAAAACGACCTGGTTATCCGCTACACCGAGAGGACCTTCCTAGACAACTCTCCGTATATTCCCCAACAAAGCAGCCAGCATCGAAGCGAGATCCGCCTGCCTGGGTATATTAAGACTCTCGACGTGCAAAAAAGCGAAGATCTGGAGTTTCTACAAAGGCGGGGTGTCTTTGATCTCCTTCCACTAGAACTTGCGCAGATAGCCTTGTCTCGGTATGAAGAACTCGTTTACCCAGTGCTACCTATTCTCGACGTTGCGGAACTGCGCAGTGCGATATCTGGTGAGTCGGGGAATGAGATATCGCTTCTTCTATATCACGCTGTCATGGTTATGGCGTTGAGCTGTACAGGGAGTGAGACTGTTCTCCAGCTCGCGCACATGGCAAAAAGGGATCTGAGAAGCGCGTCCTATGAAAAGGCCAAGGTGAGTGACCCAAGATCCCGAATACGACACTCTAACCCTTTGCCTTGTTAGGCACTGTTTGATATGGGAGCGGAGCAAGACCGCGTGGTCCTTTGCCAGGCTTGTTTGTTACTGGCAGACCGCGACTTCTATACCGATGCAAGAGACGGGTCGTACTGGGTTGGTAATGCAATCTTGCATGCCAACTACTTAGGTCTTTATAGAGAAGTAGGGACTGCTCCTGGGAGTTGGAATACCACAAAGATTTTATGGTGGTGCGTTGTCATGAAGGAATGCGATATCTCTACCTATGAGAACTATCCACCTCGCGTTTCGCCCTTTGTGTCGCCAATGCTAGCCTTGAGTGATTTCGGTTTCGAGGACATAAGCATGGATGGCGGCAAAACCGCCTCTATCTACATCATCAGAGCAAAGCGTTGCTGCCAATTATACCTGGTTAAGCGCCAGATTTACGACGAGATCCAGCCGTGGGATGGACAGAAGAGCAACAGTACACTGCGAGCTCCACGACAACAGCTGCTTTCCCAGCTTCACTCTTGGGAATCCGACACGCCCAGCGAGCTGCGGAGTGAAACCCTGCAACATGAATTCGATTCCAGGCTCGTAGGTTTGACCTGCGCCTCGGCAATGGCAGAAATCATCTACTGGTCCGCgtatttctttatatacaTGCCGGACCTCAGGTTCCGTGTACAACCCAGTAGGCGGATTGAAACCGTGGTTGACCCTGAAGGCCGGCCGATCATACGCCATGCAGCCAGCCAAGTAGCTACAGTAGTGGAGAGACTTCTGGCTCTGAACATGGGCCAATCACTCACAGCACCACATGCATGGAATATTGCAGCGGCTTCGTTTGTCCTTCTCCAGGACACACAAGCTCTTGATCCAGTAATCAGAGAGAACGccctccacaacctcgaGGTCTGTCATCGGGCTGCCCATACCCTATCAGAGGCACATCCCATACTCAGCCAGCTCACCCTGGGGTTTCAGCCAGCAGAGTGGCAGCCGTATGAATCCCAGCCCAGAACAGAGAGCAGCTCTTCTAGTAATGCTCCAACGGGTGTTGACAATGAGCGCGGGCCTGGATGGAACCCGCAAGAAGAGTCTACCGAGCAGACTTATGCCACGAATAGTCGCCTGGATAGCAGATATACTAAACCGACCGGGTGTCAAGTCGGTGATGTTCTTGGTTGGGCTTCGCTGggataatctattaattcCTTACCATATACAAAGACGACGCACTGAGCCTTTAAAGCCGGTCCGGTGAACCTGCGAAGCCTTACTTTCTCATCTTGAAAACCAAATATAGCGGATTTGGCGTCGCCGTGAAATAGTCGCGCGACTGGAGGAGATCCGACCCATCCTCTCCAGGCGCAAAGGCCACATCGAACTTGGTAATGAGACGAGCCGTCAACAGGCGCATCTCCATGAGAGCCAGGTTCTTGCCGATGCAGTTAAACGGACCAGTCGAGAACGGAATAAAGGCATCTTTGTTCTTGATCAGGTCTGGGCGCGTCGAGAAGCGCTCTGGGATGAATTCGTCTGCACTGACGAAATGCGATTCATCTGCACAATCAGCTCATTTAACTTCTTATCATTTTGAACGGGATAGTGGAACTCACCCCGTCCCATGGCATAAAAGTTCACAAGCACCGTTGTATTCCCCGGAATCCACGTGTCGCCGACGAATGCCCCTTCAGGCGGCGCCTTGCGATACAGCCCACTCGGCACAACAGGATGCAGCCTGAGCGTCTCATTAATGCAAGCATTAAGCAGCGGCGCAGCCTGGATACTGCGAGCATCGATATCCCCTCCTGCTCCAACAAGgccctcaatctcctccctcaaccGGCCCAGCAgaccctcctccttcgcaatATGATAGAACAGgaacaccatcgccgacgaGGTCGTATCACTCCCGGCAATAATCACCAGCCGGCTTTCGAAATACAGTTTCCTCAGCGCTATATTCCTCTCCTCACTGACACCTTTCCCAGACAAATCACCAAACCTCGCATTAAAATCCTCAATCAGGAAATGCGTAATATCAGGCTCACCCTGCTCCCCTTGAaccgccatcctcctctccatctgGCTCGCCGCATACTCAATAAACCTCTTCGTCCCGCTTTGCGCCCCAGGCACacacaagaacaagaacctCGACAGCCACGGCGGAATCACCATGCCCAGCCCCACCTGCGCAGACGTAAGCAGGTCAATCACCCAATGCCCGGATGCAGACTGCAGCATGTGGAAGGACTGCCCGAATGCCAGATCGCCCATTACGTCGAAACTCCAGTAGTTGAACCACTGCGTTACGTTAATGGGCTTGCCGTCAACATCAGTATCAACGTCAGCACTAGTGGATGCATTTGCATGTGCATGTTCCTCTTTGGCGAACCCCTCAAACGCATCTACTAGTGCATCGTTATACTGCCTCAATCTCACTTCATACCCGCGCAACGCGCGCTCACTAAACGCGGGACTCCAAACCCTGCGGCGCGGATCATGTCCCGCGCGATCCCTCGCCGTGAAGAGCGAGTAGAACGGATGCGTGATACTATACCAGGGCGCCTTGATGAATTTTGAAGTCCCCGATAGTGCAACGCGGACGATCGCTGCgtcggagatggagaggtcGTTGGGGCCAGTGCGGATAAATTTGCTAGCGTGGTTTTTGTGCAGGGCGTGGAGTTGCAGGTACAGGTTTTTGGGGCGGGCGACGCGCAGGGTTAGGGAGAGGTGGGAGAGATTTGAGAGCGGGATTCCGGGGAATTTGTTTAgggggttgaggaagaggcggTAGATGGTTAGGCTTGTGTAGAGGGATGCTAGGTAGGTGGTTGTtagggtggtggtggtttgtATGGTTGAAAAGAGGGGGAgggttgggttgaggagTCGTTGGGAtaggaggatgaggatgaagaggacgattAGGGCTTGCAGGTGCCGGTGGGGGAAGAGGTGGTGTTCGCCATGGTGGTAGTAGAAGGTGTATGTTGAGAGGCCGAGAAGGGCCGCCACGAGGTGAGTCTGCAGACTGAGACTGGTATTCATGTTGTCTGTAGTTAGTCTCCAGATTGATATTGCAAATGCGAAACCCTGTGTGGCTCTGCAGGGTATTAATACCCCATTACTTCAATTGAGGGGAAATCGGGTCGCTTGCAGAGCGGAGAACGAGCAGGGTTTATACAGCCCTAGCATGTATTAGACTGCCAATGCGTTTTGGATTGATGCTTAGTTTGAACCCCGCTGCTAATATGGAAATGTTACACCACTGCGTCATGTTGCTCTTCACATGCCAGGGAAAGTCACCGGTACATAAATCCCCGGTCCTCCTTCATAACTGCTACTGCTGTATAATACTGATCACCAGCAACTGTCGATGTAGAATTGACCGTTTACTCCAAGCGAGGGAAGTCTCTATACCTGCCAACGCCTATGAATACTCCACCAGATCTGTACACACAACATACAACATACAACAAATACATTAAGTAACAAGATAAATCACAACTTCCCTTTCCTCGCATCTGCTTCCATCCCCTGCATTTCCCTCACAAGCCCCCAAACATTCTCCGCCGTCGGCCAAGCCATCGCCCCAAACTCCCTGGCCGACGCACTACTCGCCTGTCTCAGCGCATACCGCGCCGCAATACCCTGCATGATAACCGCCCCCCGAAACCCGGCAAACGCCCGTCCCCATGCTAAATCGGGGCGCACATCATACCCGGATCCTGCCGCGTACAGGGATATACATTCATCTAATGTTGGCAGCCCCTGTCTTTGTTCTTCGGGGTTGTCGGTCGGTGGTGGTAAAGACGGACTTCCCAGATTCAGACTCGACTCCGCCCCATCAACGCCCCAGGTATGCGGGAGAAAGGGCGCAAAGAGACTCACGACGTCTGAGAGCGGGTGGCCCAGCGTCGCCATTTCCCAGTCTAGGACGCCGATGACGCGCGGGCGGGTTTTGTGGAAGATCAGGTTGTCGATTTTGAAGTCCCCGTGCACGAGTGTTGTTTTGTCTTTTGGCTGGCTGTACtttttacttttactatCTTTCTTGGTAGTGGtactgttgctgctgctgctgcttttaTTGGCGAAGAAAGAGCTCAGCTCGTCGAGGTGCGGGAGTGGTCCGATGGGGATTCCTGTCTCCGCATCCCTCgttagggcttggtggcGGGCTAAAGAGGTGAATGTTCGAATTTGGCGGTTGTAGAAGCCGGAGTGTTTGCCGAAGGAGCTGAGGTTTAGGGATGCAGAGGTGTAGGGGATGTTGTGCAGGGTTGAGAGGGTGTGGATTGCGGAGCGCCACCTGTCAATTAGTCCTCTATTAGACTTCTAGTAGGTAAGTAAAAGGGAGCATACATCTCATTCCTCTCCCCCGGACTAACGCCCGGCATCCCAGGATCCGTAAAGACGCGCCCATCTAGGAACTCCATGATATAGAACGCTGTCCCGATCACGGCTTCGTCTTCGCAGAGGACGTGCACTCGTGGAACGGGGACGTCTGTATCTCGGAGTGCATGCAGGATGCGGTACTCGCGCTCGACCTGGTGTGCTGTTTTGGAGAGAAGCTTGCCGGGTGGTTTCTTCCGCAGGACGTAGCGCTTCCCTTGTCCTGACCCTGACTCTGCTGGACGCGGGTGGGAGGTGAGTAGGTATGTAGGGTTTGATTGACCGAAGCCGAACTTTGACGGTAATAGGTTAGAATACAGCGTCGAACCACAGTAGATACATTGGAAGAGATACCTGCTTCACGTCCAGCGGGGTCGCGATCTCAGGGACATGTTCCCGGATGTACTTGTCAAGGTTTTTGGTGTCGATTGGTTGTCGCACGGGTCCTGCCATTTTGGCTGCATTATGATG
This sequence is a window from Aspergillus puulaauensis MK2 DNA, chromosome 6, nearly complete sequence. Protein-coding genes within it:
- a CDS encoding uncharacterized protein (COG:S;~EggNog:ENOG410Q64V;~InterPro:IPR036864,IPR007219,IPR001138;~PFAM:PF00172,PF04082;~TransMembrane:1 (o450-471i);~go_function: GO:0000981 - DNA-binding transcription factor activity, RNA polymerase II-specific [Evidence IEA];~go_function: GO:0003677 - DNA binding [Evidence IEA];~go_function: GO:0008270 - zinc ion binding [Evidence IEA];~go_process: GO:0006351 - transcription, DNA-templated [Evidence IEA];~go_process: GO:0006355 - regulation of transcription, DNA-templated [Evidence IEA]); translation: MYADPGNVPPGHSSTLQMESSTQDRQPQPPNYERPRLPPRRATQACLVCRQRRVRCDVSFKEGDCTNCMLDELECIVVSSKRRARRTPNEKTLASSSSNQPRTGNESPQGPQQTQYRLQTSRVRRENDLVIRYTERTFLDNSPYIPQQSSQHRSEIRLPGYIKTLDVQKSEDLEFLQRRGVFDLLPLELAQIALSRYEELVYPVLPILDVAELRSAISGESGNEISLLLYHAVMVMALSCTGSETVLQLAHMAKRDLRSASYEKAKALFDMGAEQDRVVLCQACLLLADRDFYTDARDGSYWVGNAILHANYLGLYREVGTAPGSWNTTKILWWCVVMKECDISTYENYPPRVSPFVSPMLALSDFGFEDISMDGGKTASIYIIRAKRCCQLYLVKRQIYDEIQPWDGQKSNSTLRAPRQQLLSQLHSWESDTPSELRSETLQHEFDSRLVGLTCASAMAEIIYWSAYFFIYMPDLRFRVQPSRRIETVVDPEGRPIIRHAASQVATVVERLLALNMGQSLTAPHAWNIAAASFVLLQDTQALDPVIRENALHNLEVCHRAAHTLSEAHPILSQLTLGFQPAEWQPYESQPRTESSSSSNAPTGVDNERGPGWNPQEESTEQTYATNSRLDSRYTKPTGCQVGDVLGWASLG
- a CDS encoding cytochrome P450 (COG:Q;~EggNog:ENOG410PHH6;~InterPro:IPR001128,IPR002401,IPR036396;~PFAM:PF00067;~TransMembrane:2 (o6-25i37-55o);~go_function: GO:0005506 - iron ion binding [Evidence IEA];~go_function: GO:0016705 - oxidoreductase activity, acting on paired donors, with incorporation or reduction of molecular oxygen [Evidence IEA];~go_function: GO:0020037 - heme binding [Evidence IEA];~go_process: GO:0055114 - oxidation-reduction process [Evidence IEA]), whose amino-acid sequence is MNTSLSLQTHLVAALLGLSTYTFYYHHGEHHLFPHRHLQALIVLFILILLSQRLLNPTLPLFSTIQTTTTLTTTYLASLYTSLTIYRLFLNPLNKFPGIPLSNLSHLSLTLRVARPKNLYLQLHALHKNHASKFIRTGPNDLSISDAAIVRVALSGTSKFIKAPWYSITHPFYSLFTARDRAGHDPRRRVWSPAFSERALRGYEVRLRQYNDALVDAFEGFAKEEHAHANASTSADVDTDVDGKPINVTQWFNYWSFDVMGDLAFGQSFHMLQSASGHWVIDLLTSAQVGLGMVIPPWLSRFLFLCVPGAQSGTKRFIEYAASQMERRMAVQGEQGEPDITHFLIEDFNARFGDLSGKGVSEERNIALRKLYFESRLVIIAGSDTTSSAMVFLFYHIAKEEGLLGRLREEIEGLVGAGGDIDARSIQAAPLLNACINETLRLHPVVPSGLYRKAPPEGAFVGDTWIPGNTTVLVNFYAMGRDESHFVSADEFIPERFSTRPDLIKNKDAFIPFSTGPFNCIGKNLALMEMRLLTARLITKFDVAFAPGEDGSDLLQSRDYFTATPNPLYLVFKMRK
- a CDS encoding phosphotransferase family protein (COG:I;~EggNog:ENOG410PHRI;~InterPro:IPR011009,IPR002575,IPR041726;~PFAM:PF01636) codes for the protein MAGPVRQPIDTKNLDKYIREHVPEIATPLDVKQFGFGQSNPTYLLTSHPRPAESGSGQGKRYVLRKKPPGKLLSKTAHQVEREYRILHALRDTDVPVPRVHVLCEDEAVIGTAFYIMEFLDGRVFTDPGMPGVSPGERNEMWRSAIHTLSTLHNIPYTSASLNLSSFGKHSGFYNRQIRTFTSLARHQALTRDAETGIPIGPLPHLDELSSFFANKSSSSSNSTTTKKDSKSKKYSQPKDKTTLVHGDFKIDNLIFHKTRPRVIGVLDWEMATLGHPLSDVVSLFAPFLPHTWGVDGAESSLNLGSPSLPPPTDNPEEQRQGLPTLDECISLYAAGSGYDVRPDLAWGRAFAGFRGAVIMQGIAARYALRQASSASAREFGAMAWPTAENVWGLVREMQGMEADARKGKL